The DNA segment TAATGAAACAACCTGCCATCTTAAAATATAGAATCCCTCAGGTAGAGCCTCATGATATGTGGGAGGCCGCGGCAGCGTGAACGGGACGCCCAATGTCACAAACGCAGAAACCCTTTCTCGGTGGAGTAGGTAAAAGAGTGAAACCACAGCAGCTCCAAAATCTTTACCGATCAGAAACACCTGATACCAATCGAATACAACAAATTCAGACAACAATTTTCGAAAGTGGAACCTGATCTGTCATTACATTGTACCTTGGAGATTGCGAGGGCATCCAGAAGAGCAAGGAGGTCGGCCAGAAGGTCCAAGAAAGAGGCTTTTTCGGGTTCCGGCGGCGGGTCGGACAACCCATATCCTCTGTAATCGAAAGCAATAGCTCGGAACCCAGCCGTGGCGACGGCGATCATCTGGTGGCGCCACGAGTACCATATTTCAGGAAACCCGTGCAAGAAAACCACGGCCGGCGAGGAAGAGCTCCCGATTTCCGCCACGTGGAGCTTCAGCCCATTGACTAGTACTTGCTCGTGCTTTATCTCTTCCATTATCGCCTATAATGTATGTGGGTAGGAGATATCGATGCAATATGCAGTGGCAGGTTCCTTTAAATAATGTGTGAACAGAGGAATCTTTGAGTAGTTTGGAAATTGGAGCTGTCAGCTGAAATAAATTGTGGACACTGAAACGACTTTTTATTAACACGTGCCCGACTAGTCCGTGCCCTCAATAATGCATGCAATAAGTTAAAAGTAGTTACCCATGAATATCTCAACTTTAGATACCACATTAGCAATATCGTACTAAGACAATGTATAAACAGATCAAGGATCAATATCCGCTACACTGTAGGattaattattatatctttTAATTAAATAGCTTATTTCGACACCATACattttttgtattaaaaaaaaaaaacgataaGCCAACCAAATTGGTCACAACCTCGTCACCACATTTTTGAGATCGAACATATGTGATAAGCGAACCAATTTGGTCATAGCCTCACCACAACATTTTTGGGATCAAACATATGCGATAAGTTAACCAAGTTTGGGCATAGCCTCACCACATTAGCTTTTTCTTGTTTGTCCGATGGTTTTTCCGAAAAACGGAGAATTTTCATCTGGGCTTTAAGAATTTATTCGGGAGTAATGAATCATTCTTATTCCTAAAAAAATgttactaaaaataaaaatgggtAAAGTTTGTGAGACCAGAACAAGACCTAAAGGCCTCTTCCGTTGGTAAACTGCAGGTTACACATTGTATGTAGTATTCGCTCACATAATCATCATTCAATTGCTTAATGATTgtaattctaaataaaattacacaCTCTTTCTTCACCCTAACATCTGCAGTCAATATGAGAAAGGGTTCTAAACATGGACATTGAGGAAGTTGATGATGAGTTTGTTAACTTCATCAGGCGATTGCTCTTGAACAAAATGAGTTCCTTCATGCAAGTATACTATTTCCAGCTGCGGCACAAACGTTTTCACCATTCCGCTCTTTATGTAGTCACTCATTCCTGGAAATTTGAAGACATAGTCCTTCTCGCCCATGATGAGCAGAGCCGGGATATCGACTCTAGGATCTGATATATCAAGTTGGGCGTCGAGTGACCTGCAGTAGAATTAAGAGTCACCATAGAAACTTCACAAAATCAGTCATGATCTTCTAACACATGGTTGAAGTGAAGTGTTCTCATGATTATTGTGTGGTTACAGAAAAGTTAACGGATTCGAGTTTCTGAGTTGATTGGATGTGAGAGATGTCAAAAAGCCCAACTGGTGCAGCCTGAAACTCATTTGTTTCAATCACTGTGTAATTGTGCATAGTATCATTTCCTTTGCCCAGTGTCGAAACTTAGCTTGTTCAATTTTGTTTCATATTCCACATGGTATAGGAACAGAACATGACGGATTCATTACTCTGTGGCTAACTGAACTTTCCACATGATAGTTCAAACTTCAAAGGGCTGTCTCTACTACCATTTGACACGCTCTAAAGTCGTGGCAAATGAAGGCGACTTGCTAGGGCAATAAGATTATAAAGAGTAAATATCAACGTACCTATAAGGAACTTGCAATGCAGTTCTGAAACCTGATTTCTCATACAAATCTCCATACACTGCAAGATCTTCCTCTGTAAACCAATGAGGCAGAGGAGTCGACGGCTCCACCAAGTCCATGATCTCCTGGTTTTCGCTGGCTATTGGAATTTCACTATTGGAAAAGAGAATATACACATTCCTAACCACTGTTTTAGCATCAAATCGACCAAAATCAGCTTCAGCGCGTCCAGGTTGCTGTCAAAAAGTTATCAAGAGTTAGAATGGTAAAATACATCTCGTAATCACGTTAAGACCAAACTGACCCAAAAAATTCCGGTGAAAAGAATAGGTTAGAAGATACTTAAGAGGCCCTAAAAAATGAGCTAACACCATTATTTATACTATCTGGTTTATGAATATTGAAGGGGCTGTTTTCATGAATTTATGCCATGGAACAGCTTAACTTTGAAATGCACAGATATCAAACATCATCTTGGTTCAGTTTCTAACTTTCTTTTACTATTAATAATCAAAATGCAAATTTTCCTTTTTATACAAATTGCTAGATCACACAGCTCAAAGTGCAATTTACGCGATTGGAACAGCTTGGAATTAAGTATAGCTAATGACTGAAATATAGATATATCGATCGAGTTTACCTTCCATCTCGAAATATAGAAGCCCTCGGGTAGATTCTGGTGGTATGTCCGAGGCCGCGGCGGCATGAACGGTACGCCTAATGTCACGAAACCAGACACCCTCTCTTGGTGGAGAAGGCAAAACAGCGACATTACATTAGCTCCAAAATCTTTACCTACAAGAAAAACCTGTGAACAGTCCAcagaaaatcataaaaaaaaaattgctcaGCCCCCAAATTCTTCTAGCTAGTCAGCATATGGAACTAGATTTCTGGGCTACCTTGGAGATCGAAAGAGCATCCAGTAGTGCAAGGAGGTCATCCACGAAATCGAAGAACGTGGCATTCTGGGGTTCCGGTGGCGGATCGGATAAGCCATATCCCCTGTAATCAAATGCAATAGCTCGGAAACCTGACTTGGCGGCGGCGGTCATTTGGTGGCGCCAAGAGTACCATATCTCGGGAAACCCGTGCAAGAAAACCACCGCCGGCGATGAAGAGCTCCCGATTTGCACCACGTGGAGATTCAGGCCATTGACTTGTATGTGCTCATGACTCCATCATATTTACGCAAGAATAGATACTGAAATTTTTTATTCGCAAGAATGAAGAAAGAacgctatatatatatatatatatatatatatatatatatatattgcgaAGACTACTGGTCTATAGTAGGAATCTAGTTTTGCATTATTTTGGTCTTTTTTCATGGATTCCGCTACTTTCCAATAAACATTTCCACTATAACAGATGTCTTCGTTCCTCGGCTTCTCCGAAATGAGTCATAGAACagatttatttcaaaaattttgtttgattaatttgGAAATCAGACTTTCTTTTTTAAGATAAGATAATAATAGTTTATTTAGGTTCCGTTtggtattattattaataatctaTGTATAAAATTATCCAGTCTAATCACACGTTCatttcatcatattatttatccatctattaattataattttacatcaatcaaatcattaattatttatcttacatcaatcaaatcattgaattaaaattattatattaccccttataaataatattatttatatttttttattattaaaatgatAATATGGTAATTTACCATTTTggtataaaatttaatcaataaaatcaaataaactataatctatcaatcaaatcaaatcaaatattcactatcatttcttatttattttttattacgttacattacttatctatatattatttatcccaTCACCCATACTAAACTGAGCCTTAGGGATTTtggtaaatattatatttaattatttgatgtaGATATTTTTTGGAGTTATTTGCATCAACTaaccctgtgaaatattgaaaatgcacacttcttccatgtgaaattttaataggcatcttcaaccccgaccttttaaaaaattagcacactcgcctcTTTAGATGAGTGATTATTGCGCACGCATCCCTCATGTGACTGAGcaatgattttgatattttttttgcaccaaagacccctataaaatattaaaaatgtatatttgacctttgtgaaatttttaaatctattcaacccataatacacaatttttattaaaatataattataaaatatttagcaaacatttttcgcttaattaattttatttttaatttattatgattatataattgttttctaaaaaatattataattttatcttgttatcattattttattaaaatttcttaTTGTTTTCATCTTctccattaaaaatgcattcataaacgagatttaaatacctaaaagtaccaaaatattaaatcaaaatgataagtgaATGATAagtacaaaatatttttaattttatttatttataattttatttataattttataatttataaataattttatttttaaaaaaattattactttatctcgttatcattattttatcaaatcacttcttgttttcaacttctccattaaacatgattcctaaataatgatttaaatatctaaaaataccaaaatattcaaccaaatgataagttcatgaatgttactttttcaatttagaattatataagcatgttttttttatta comes from the Henckelia pumila isolate YLH828 chromosome 1, ASM3356847v2, whole genome shotgun sequence genome and includes:
- the LOC140875368 gene encoding epoxide hydrolase 3-like → MTAAAKSGFRAIAFDYRGYGLSDPPPEPQNATFFDFVDDLLALLDALSISKVFLVGKDFGANVMSLFCLLHQERVSGFVTLGVPFMPPRPRTYHQNLPEGFYISRWKQPGRAEADFGRFDAKTVVRNVYILFSNSEIPIASENQEIMDLVEPSTPLPHWFTEEDLAVYGDLYEKSGFRTALQVPYRSLDAQLDISDPRVDIPALLIMGEKDYVFKFPGMSDYIKSGMVKTFVPQLEIVYLHEGTHFVQEQSPDEVNKLIINFLNVHV